The Syntrophobacterales bacterium region GTAAAGGACCTGTTTGTAAACGGACCCGGTGGGGTATCCATAACAAACGGCGACATGGCTTCCTTTGAGATCAACATTCAGCGAGAAGCCCTTGGTTCCCCAGTGAATTGGCAATGACATCTCTTTGGCGAATTGAAGAATTCGAGAGAAAACGGCTTTGCCGTTATCGTCGAGCGAATTCAAAAACTCGTTCACGGTCACGATGGGCAGGGAGCCTGAGGCCACATGGCCCGGTTTCACAGATTCCTTACCAACCACGATCTCTTGGGACAGGAGGCGGGTTCCGCCATTGGCCTGAAAGAATGTGAATTCAACGCAGGTCACCCTGAATCCTTTGGACCGAAGGAATGAGGCCGTCTGTCGAATTTCCGGAGTGACCCGCTGCCCGACGATAACAACACGCTGGTCCTTGTTGAAGGCCACCGCTTCATCTGAACCAAGCTTAAAGTATTCTCGATGGTATTCCGCAAGATTCAGAGACTCGTCGTTCAGATATGATCGCAGAATCGCCTCCAGTTGTTCCGTGTCCAGACGTTCGGCAAACGATGCATACTCGAGTGCTTGGGCGAGCGTGTCGCGTGGTGTCCGATCTCTCTTGAGTTCGATAACGACCATATCCCCTTTTCGGTCCACACCGAGGAGGTCGATGAATCCTCCCAAATCGGTTGCGATCTGCCGACCGATGATCAAGATGTTTCCATCCTCTAAGATGCCGTCCGGATTCGATTCCAGCCAGCCTTCGAGAACGGCCTCTTCATGATCGACCTGAAATGGCGTTCTCATATACTCATGGAACTGGCCGTCCGATTGTATGCCGAAGACTCTCATATCATTTACTTACATGCCCTTCAAAGATGAACGCTTCGGTATGCCGCTATTTCAGCGGCTATATCCGCCTCGCTGATTGCCTGGGCTTGCGGCAATGACTGCGTTTCTTTCAATAGCAGCTCAAAATCCCGGGCGGCATTGTCAGGTGAATCCTCCCACAAGATAAGCACCTCGATACGTTGTCCTGCTCTGAAGGGTAGATCTGTCAACACAACTCGTTTGGGGTCCTTTACAGTCAGATGTGTTTTATACGCTCTCATAGATTAACCTCCCATACTGACTTCATCGTGATCTAACATATCGAGCCCTCATCAGGCAAAGGCGCCTTTTTGACGGACAAAATCGAAGATTTCTTCTGTACTATGCCATTGGCTGCCAGGTTCACGATCAACGGCACGGTTACATGCATGCCCCGTACGCAGGCGCGCTCTCCCATTATCTGGGAATCCGATCAAACCCAACCATGGTAGAGCCCTCCGTTGCTTCAGGTTCCCTTTTACTATCACCGATATGCTTATTTGTGAAGAGGAAAGAAGAGACGTTTCCCAGATTTAATCGCGGATAAGAACGCTTGTCCCTGTCCTCGGCTGTGGGTTTCATAGAAGATCGCGGCTTCGTTCATTTCCTGTTCTGCCAAAGGGAGAAAAATGACTTTCTTCATCGCACCTTCGAGAACGCATCCCGAAAAACATCGTCGGCTGACTTCGTTTGGAGTTTCCCCACCCGGTATTCACGATAACGCCGTTCGGCTTCCTGCAGCCAGAGCTCTTCTACATCGGCATCGTCGTGAGTATCGAGACTCTTGATCAGATTCATCGCAAGCCGGGCGCGCTCCTGGGAAGAGAGGGAAAAAACTTCCTTTTCTATCCACTTTAAATCGACATTCATCATCAGCCTCCTTTTCTTCGAAGCGCCACATGCTGCCGGTTAGCGGATCGACGATCAACATTCCGATGATTCCCCCGAAAAGCAGGTTGCCGATGTACCAGGGGTTCAGCTCCGGCGCGATGGAGACCTTCTCGGTTACATAGCCCTCTTTCGACAGTGTGATATTGTAGAACTTTTTCTGAAAATATCCGTCGCCTCTCTCCAGGGTGGCCGTGTGCGGGGTCTTGGCCTTGACGATGCTTTTTCCGGCGGCGACGTCGATTATCTCACATTCCGCGCCGTCCGGCTGCGTCAGATTGGGAATGGTTTGCGGCCCGTGGGACATGATCGTGGCACAACCGGTTAGAAAGAACATACAAAAAAACGTGATTCCCGTAAAGATGATCTTGGTTATGTGCTGCCTCCTTGATGCGTTGATTTTGAAGGATGAATAAAGCAGCAACCATGCCAAAGAAAGGTGCCAGTCTTTAATACATTGAAAATACTTGATTATGCTTGAATAATGCTCACGCCGACGAAAATACTTTAGTAAATTATATCACTAATTAGGTAATATTAGTTACTATTTCATACCTCTTTTGTCTTCCCCCAGCGGTCTATCCAATAAAAAGGTTTTCGATGTAGATGAGCGACAGACACAACCACCATCGTGTCCTCTTCAACTCCATAAATAATCCCATAAGGGAACCGCTTTACCAGGCAACGACGCAGACCAGCGCTCAGTTCTATCCCCGCGAAAGGCCATTGGGCGATGCGCCGTATAGATCTGTCCACCTCGTCCAACAATTCCCGGCCAAGACCCGGCATTTGCTTTTCATACCATAAAAAGGCATCGTCCAATTCGTATTGAGCCAGTTCAAGAAAGCGAACCCTCATCGATCGCGATACCTCGCCATCACCTCGTCATAGGGAATCGCCTTGAGCCGACCTTCTTTATAAGCAGCCCACCGTTTTGTCGCTTCCTCCGCCCATATCTTATCCAACTCAGGATCGGGCCGATCAAGTTTTGCCAGAATCATATCAACGAGCATGGCTTTATCCGTATCTGGCAACTCATCAATCTTCCTGGAAATTTCATCTGTCTCTGAAGCCATTCTTTTTACCTCCTTACTTTTCCATGATCAGCTATTGGTATGAATTCCGAGTTCCGGCGATAGTATAAGATACTACATCGCTATTCGCTGCTATTTGCGGATCGGCATTGATCATCGACCACGTGTGGAAAACGATAAACTTAAGCTTATGAAATATCAACAGCTATCTTCCAATCCTAAAGCCCGAACCTTTCTTTGGCCCGTTTTCGTAAGGTGTGGGGTTTGACGCCGAGGAGGCGGGCAGGGGCATGTCCCCGATCTCGTCCAAGAAGATCGTGCCCCGATCGGCGAGTTCGAATTTTCCCTTCTTCTGCCGATCGGCCCCGGTGAAGGCGCCCCTCTCGTGACCGAACAGTTCGCTCTCCACGAGGGTTTCGGGGATAGCGGCACAGTTGACGGTGATTATGGGTTCATTCTTGCGGGTGCTGTTGAAATGGATCGCCCGGGCGACAAGTTCCTTGCCCGTTCCCGTTTCACCCTGGATCAGAATGGCAGAATCGTACAGGGCAGCAGCCCGGACGGTCTCCATGACCTTCGTTATGGCCGGACTCCGGCCGATCATATTTTGACCCGAGAATTCCCGAACCAGTTCCTCCCGCTCGGCTTCCAGTTTTTCCTTGCGAAGGTAGGTTGCGGCTATCTCCAGCGTTTCCGGCGAAGGCAGTGTGATCCGGGGAAAGGATCCCAGCGAAAGGCGAATCTCGGTAACGGCCTTTTGAGCTGGTCTCAGGAAGCGCGGCGGCGTAATCTTGAGGAGTGTGGCGGGTACCAGTCCCGACTGGGCGAGTAGAAACCAGACGGTCTGCATCTGCGGCGTTCCGGAGGCCGTGGCGACGGAGCATACCGGCTTTTGATCCCGATATTCGTCCAGAATTTTACGGCAAAGCCCACTCATGTGCAGAAAGAGGGCCTCGTAATCGGTGGGATCGGGGATGTCGAGGTTGTGGATATGGGTACGGCATTTCTCTACCCGTGTAACGATCTCCTGCTGGAGCTGCTGGGCGTTGAGAAGGGTGTTCGGCGTGGTGAAGATGTGGACGGCAGCAAAGGATCGCTCCGCAAGCAGCGTAAGTACCGGTCCGTCGGTGAATACCCCCTTGACGATTTCGGCATTGAACGGATCCCGGTTTCCGGCAAAGGTGAGCAGAATATCCATAGCCATCTCTCGAATATTTTTTAATAATACGCCGTGACATTATAATCAGATCAACAACCTGTCAAGGAAGAAAGCCAGGAAAAGGGAATATTAAATATTGACCGACATTGCCTTTTAACCTATAACCCCGTGGCGAATCGGGGCTGGCGGATCAGCTTGATTGCAGGGGCGACCTTAGTGGCTGTCCGGAAGCAGGGCGGGCAAGGGAAGATTAACAATGATTGACTATAAAAGTGAACTTAACGCCGAGCAGCTTCAGGTCGTTGTTGAAGCGGGCGGGCCGATACTGGTTATTGCCGGGGCGGGGAGCGGTAAGACCCGGACGCTTACCTGCCGTGTTGCCCATCTTGTGGAAGAGGGGATTCCCCCGGAGCGAATAATGTTGGCAACCTTCACCAACAAGGCCGCCCGCTCAATGCTTTCGCAGGTTGAAAAGCTGATCGGCCGTGATATAAACGGTTTATGGGGGGGAACATTTCATCACCTGGCCCACCGCACCCTGCGCGTGCACGCGAGCCGCCTGGGATTTGCCGCCAACTTTTCCATCCTCGACAGCGAGGATTCCCGCCAATTGCTCAATACCTGCATCAAGGAGCTGGGGATTGACGACAAGGCCGGCAAATTTCCTAAAGGGGACGTTGTCGGCGGGATCATCAGCCTCGGAATTAATACGGAAATTGCCATTCCGGACATAATCGCGAATCGCTACCCGTATTTTGAGAATCGCACGGAGGATATCCTTGCCGTCGCCTCCCGGTACAGAACGAGGAAACAGGCGTTGAATGTCATGGATTTTGACGATCTGCTCTTTTTCTGGCGGGAGCTGCTCCTGAATTTTCCGGAAGCAAGGGACTACTATGCGGAGCGATTCCTCCATATCCTTGTCGATGAATATCAGGACACCAACCGTCTTCAGGCGGAAATCATGAACCTCCTTGCCGCCCGCCACCGCAACTTGATGGTTGTCGGCGACGATTCCCAGAGCATCTACTCCTTCCGGGGCGCCAATTATGAAAATATCATGAATTTTCCCGACTTGTATCCCGATTGCCGGATGTTCAAGCTGGAGACGAACTATCGCAGCACCCCGGAGATCCTTAATCTGGCGAACCTGAGCATCAACAACAATGAAAACCAGTTTCAGAAAACCCTGCGGGCGGTGCGGGGAAAAGGTGTGCGCCCCGTTCTCGTTCCCACCCGGAATGTCCTGCAGCAGGCCGATTTCGTCGCCCAGCGGATACTGGAGCTAAACCGCAGCGGCGTTCCCCTGAGTGAGATAGCGGTGTTGTATCGGGCGCATTTCCATTCGATGGAGGTGCAGATGGAGCTGACACGCCGGGGAATTCCGTTCGAGATCCGGTCGGGGATACGTTTTTTTGAGCAGGCCCATATCAAGGATGTTACGGCCTATCTCCGGATAATCGTCAATCCGAAGGATGAAATGGCTTGGAAAAGGGCGCTTGGCCTTTACGATAAAATCGGCCCCGCGACGGCGGACAAGCTCTGGCGGTATATTAACGGGCAGGCGGATACCTTGGCGGCGGTTCTAACCGACGATTTCAAGAAGGCGGCGCCCCGTTCGGCAGCCCCCGGGCTCGGACGCTTTCTCGAGACCTTTCGGGCCGTCAATGCCGCAAGGGGAAGCGCTCCGCCTTTGCTTATCGAAGCAATCATTAAAAACGGATACATCGATCTTCTCCGGGAGAACCGCAGCGATGCTGCCTCCCGTGAGGAAGACCTGTTGCAGTTCATGAATTTTTCCTCGCGCTTTTCCTCACCGGAGGATTTCTTGAGTGAACTTGCCCTGTTGACCAGCGTCAACGGTGACGACGCCGATAACGAAACGATGCTGCAGGAGCGCGTTGTCCTGTCGTCCATCCATCAGGCGAAAGGGCTGGAATGGCAGGCAGTGCTGATGATCTGGTGCAGCGAGGGGATGATGCCGCTGGCCCGGGCGTTGAAGGATGAGGGCGGGGAAGAAGAGGAAAGGCGGCTTTTTTACGTTGCGGCGACCCGCGCCAAGGACCAGTTATACCTCAGCTATCCCCTTACCGACTATTCGCGGGGGATGGGAAATATGCCGGTCAGTCCCTCCCGTTTCATCATGGAACTTTCCCCCTATTCGCGAAACGCCAAGGATCTTCCCTATGAAAGATGGCAGGTCGAAGACTTTTAGGACAGCGCGACCATCAACACCTGTCTGCCCCCTTCCAGAAACTGGCCTACGTGGCCGTTCGTCATGCCGCAGATTCCGCTTGCCCTTCGCGTTTTCTGCGGAACCACTGGAACAGAAAAACAACAAGGAACAGAGCGACGCCGATCAGGTCGGTCTGGAGGCCCGGTTTGATCAGCAAAAAAGAGGTGACCAGCAGCAGCAATACCTCGTACCAGGTGGTCCTGACCAGCATGCAGCGCTGGACGGCAGCAGCCAGACAGATCACTCCGAATGTGGCCGTAAGCAACGCCAGAAGTATCTTCCAGAGGCTGCCGACGAAGAGCAGTTCGGGGGCATAGACAAACATGAAGGGGATGATGAAGCCGGCGATCCCGAGCTGGAAGGCTGCCAGTCCCGTCTTCCAGGGGTCTGAGCGGGCGATCCCCGCCCCGGCATAGGCGGCCAGAGCCACGGGGGGGGTGATGTCGGCGCGCGTTCCGAAATAGAGAATGAACAGGTGGGCGGCCATCGGCAGGACCCCCATCTGGACGAGAGCAGGCGCCACCAGCGCCGAGATGATGACATACTGGGCCGTCGTCGGCACCCCCATTCCCAGGAACAGGCAGGCGATCATGGTGAACGGCAGAGCCAGGTAGAGCTGTCCCATGGAGGCATCGACGATCATTGAAGAAAATTTGATCCCCAGACCGGTCATCGTGATGGATCCAATGATAATGCCCGCCGCGGCACAGGCGGCTGCCACCTCGACTGCGCCGACTGCGCCCTCCTCGAGACCCTCCAGGATCAGCTTCCCGAAGGTCTTCAGCGATTCCTTCCGGATAATGCTCATGAGGAAGGAGGTGGCGACTGTGGCGAGGATCGCCCAGAAAACGGCCCGTTCCGGAGAAAAGTCCTGCATCAAAAAAGCGATCAGCAGGAAGATGGAGAAGAGGTGGTGCCAACCCGCGGCAAAGGCGGCACCGATCTTCGGCAGTTCGTTCCGGGGAAGACCGACGAGACCCAGGGAAACGGCCCGGAAGTGGACCTGCATGAACGTCGAGAAGAAGGCGAGTGTCGCCGGGATGGCGGCGGCGATGCAGACCTTGTAGTAGGGGACGGAGAGAAACTCCGCCATGATGAAGGCGGCGGCCCCCATGATGGGCGGCATGATCTGCCCCATAGTGGAGGATGCCGCTTCGACGCCGCCCGCGAAATGGGCGGGATAGCCGGTCCTTTTCATCAGGGGGATGGTGAAGGTTCCCGTCGTGACCGTGTTGGCAACCGAACTCCCCGAGATCATCCCGAAGAAGGTGCTGGAGACGACGGCTGCCTTCGCAGGTCCCCCTCTCGTCCAGCCGGTCAGGGCGAAGGCCACGTCCGTAAAAAACTCTCCGGCGCCGGTCTTCCGGAGCAGGGCGCCGTAGAGAATGAACAGGAGGATGAAGTTGGCCGACACACCGAGGGGGATGCCGAATATCCCGTCTGTGGAAAGAGAAAGGTAGGTGGAGAGCCGCTGGATGCTGTACCCCTTGTGGGCCAGGGCATCCGGGAGATAAGGCCCGAAGAGGGCGTAGCCGATGAAGACGACGGCGATCAGAGGAACGGCCATGCCCGCGGCGCGCCGGGCCGCCTCCAGGATAATCAGTACGAGGATGGTGCTCGTGACGACATCCATCGTTCGGAAGCTTCCCGCACGGTTGAGAATGGCAGTGGAATTGATAAAAATCCACAGGCAGATGGCCACTGAAATGATCAGCAGCACCACGTCCGGGAGGGACATACGCTTGAGCGGCGACCGCTTCTTGGAAAAAGGGTAAAGGGCAAACAGCAGCAAGGACATGAACAGCCAGTGGATCGCCCGGTGGTCCAGTGCGAAGAAGGGGTGAAAATAGGCGTACAGCAGGTGATAGCTGGATGTCATCACTGCCACGATCTTAATGAACAGGGCGGGAAGGTTCTTGTATTGGCGTTTCCGTTCGAATTCGTCGAGCACCTCTTTGGCGCGTTGCGCCGCCAGGGCCTCTTCCGTCTCCTGTTCCTTTTTTATCGTTTGCTGCCGCTCTTCATTGTGCGAATCCATACAGACTCCCTTTTCTTTGCAATGGACAACAGCGGTATTTCCCGACCGTGAAGGATCAGGACGTGGTTGGCGACTTCTCCAACCCGGAGCAGAAACCGTGGGAAAGGTCGGTGCAGACGCACCCGGGTCCATTCCCCGGAGAAGTCGGTTATCCCGATATCGGGGTGGGATTCCAGACCCGCCCCATACCAGAGGTAGCTTTCCTCGATAAGAATGATCTCCCCGTCATCGTCGATCGTGAACAGATCCCGCACCGGTGTGTGGTCGGAGGAGTGGCGGTATTCAATGGTGAAAAAATCCCCCCGCTTCACGGGAGATTCCCAGAGCGCCTCCTCTCCGGCCTTACGGACGATCTGAAGGGTCCACTCCCGCTCCGCGGCGGCGCCGGCAAATGCCGGCTCCGCCATCGGTAAGAACATGAGTGCCAGACAGAGAGCTTTGTACACAGGCGACCCTTTGATGCGTTTTTCCCTTCCTCCTACTTCAGCGCCCCGACTTCCCTGAAATATTTCGCCGCGCCGGGGTGAAGCGGAAGCGGGCTGTTCACGGCATTCTGCGGCGTCAACTGGGCCGCTACCGGATGGACGTTGATCAGGGCGTACTTCCCCTCCTTGACGTTGCTGTAGATCGCCTTCACAATCTTGTAAGCCACGTCGTTCTTCATCTTCTTGTTGGCGATCATCACGTTGGAATCGCCCAGCGCGAGGACATCGTCATCCACCTTGGAGTAGGTCTTCCCCGGGATGGTGATCTTTACGTAATAGGGGTACTTCTTGATGATTTTGTCCGCCAGTTTCTGTTCGACCGGAACCAGGACGATGTCGCGGGTTGCCGCCAGGTCCATCACCGCCGAGCCCGGATAGGCGAAGTTGAAGAAGACCGCGTCCACGACCCCGTCCTTGAGGGCCTGGACCGATTCCGTCTGCGAGAGGTTGGCGATGGTGAGGTCTTTCTCCAGATTGAATCCGGCCTCTTCGAGAATGATCTTGGCCATCGTCGAGCAGCCGCTGCCGGGGACGTCGATCGAAACCTTCTTGCCCTTCAGATCGGCGATGCTCTTGATTCCGGACTGAACCGTCGTCACGAGGTGCTGGGGCGCCGGGTACATCTGGAACAGGGAGACGATGTCGTATTTCTTTTCAAAAGGCGCCTTTCCCTGGGAGGCGTTGTAGCCGACGCTCCCCATCACCATTCCCATGTCCGAATCGCCGTTGCCGACGAGACGGCTGTTCTCCACCGAGGCTCCTGTGGATTCGGCGGCGCAGCGGAAGCCTTCCACTGTTTTCTGGACGATGACTGACATTCCGCCCCCGAGCGGATAATAGGCCCCGCCGGGGCTTCCCGAGGCGAGCGTCAGAAAGACCTTCTTTTCCGCAGCGAACGTCTGGGGCGCAAACCCCAGGGACGCTGCCACCAGTACCGCAAATATCATGATCATTGAACGTTTCATTTTCATACCCTCCTTCGTTATTAATGGTTGGTTATTTTTTCCGCTCAGCGAACTCCTCCAACTTATCCAGCCGTTCCGGCGCCGAAACGGTTGCCAGGCATGCCTCGACCTCATAGTCCATCAGCGCCTCCAGGCTGACCTCCGAGGCCATGTTGAGTCCCTTCTTGATCAGGTTGATGGAAAAAAGCGAATTGGCGGCAATCTTCTTCGCCATGGCAAAGGTCTCTTCCATCAATTGTTCGGCGGGAACAGCCTTATTGACCAGGCCGATCCGTTCCGCTTCCTTCCCGTCGATATAGTCGCAGGTAAACAGGAGCTCCCGGGCCTTGCCGGAGCCGACCAGATCCTGCACGAGGCGCATCGCGCCGCCGGTGACCGAGGAGGAGACCCGCGCCTCGGGGGAACCGAACTTCGCCCCTTCCGCGGCGATCCGGATGTCGCAGGCCAGGGCCAACTCGTAGCCGCTTCCCAAGGCGAATCCATTTACGGCGGCGATGGTCGGCTTCGGATAGCGGATGATCTGGCGGGAGATATCCTGGAGGTGAACCAGATAGTCCCGGTAGGCTTTGAGCGATCGCCCTTTGGAGTCCTTGAGGTCCGCGCCGGTTGAAAAGGCGCGTCCCGTCCCGGTGAATATGAGTACCCGGACGCTGTCGTCCTCGCGGGCGTCAGCGAGGGCCTGCTCGATGTCGAGCCAGAGCTGTTTGTTCATGGCGTTGAGTACTTCGGGTCGGTTCAGGGTGATGACGGCAACCCCCTCTTTTTTCTCGTAAATGATGCATTCAAAGGTCATGATAATCCTCCTTAGGCGATGATGATCCGGGCGTCGACGATGGACGCCCCCTGTTCATGCACGATAATGGGATTGATATCCACTTCCTGAATTTCCGGATGATCGGCCGCCAACTGGGCGATCACCCGGAGGAGATCCTTAAGGATTCCGGTATCCTTCGGTTTCTGCCCACGGACGCCGCTGAGGAGGGGATATCCCTTGATTTCATGGATCATCTCCTCCATGTCGAGATCGGTCAGGGGGGCGACCCGGAAGGAGACGTCCTTCAACACCTCCACGAAGATTCCGCCAAGGCCGAACATGAGAACCGTGCCAAACTGGGGATTCCGGATCATCCCGACAATGCACTCCTGCCCAGGTGGCGCCATCGGGGCGACGAGGACGCCCAAAACCTTTTCCGGGCTGCTGCGACGAGAAGCGTTGGCTACGACCTCCGCGAAGCCCTCGCGG contains the following coding sequences:
- a CDS encoding DUF91 domain-containing protein; its protein translation is MRTPFQVDHEEAVLEGWLESNPDGILEDGNILIIGRQIATDLGGFIDLLGVDRKGDMVVIELKRDRTPRDTLAQALEYASFAERLDTEQLEAILRSYLNDESLNLAEYHREYFKLGSDEAVAFNKDQRVVIVGQRVTPEIRQTASFLRSKGFRVTCVEFTFFQANGGTRLLSQEIVVGKESVKPGHVASGSLPIVTVNEFLNSLDDNGKAVFSRILQFAKEMSLPIHWGTKGFSLNVDLKGSHVAVCYGYPTGSVYKQVLYTAFRGPGSMARKTSVPEDVRSTLWDKAKSTGLFIPAGRELKCMINTKFSDEEISSLWGWCKAVTEAIRKYGLKE
- a CDS encoding addiction module protein, with amino-acid sequence MMNVDLKWIEKEVFSLSSQERARLAMNLIKSLDTHDDADVEELWLQEAERRYREYRVGKLQTKSADDVFRDAFSKVR
- a CDS encoding type II toxin-antitoxin system RelE/ParE family toxin, translating into MRVRFLELAQYELDDAFLWYEKQMPGLGRELLDEVDRSIRRIAQWPFAGIELSAGLRRCLVKRFPYGIIYGVEEDTMVVVSVAHLHRKPFYWIDRWGKTKEV
- a CDS encoding addiction module protein; this translates as MASETDEISRKIDELPDTDKAMLVDMILAKLDRPDPELDKIWAEEATKRWAAYKEGRLKAIPYDEVMARYRDR
- a CDS encoding sigma 54-interacting transcriptional regulator, giving the protein MDILLTFAGNRDPFNAEIVKGVFTDGPVLTLLAERSFAAVHIFTTPNTLLNAQQLQQEIVTRVEKCRTHIHNLDIPDPTDYEALFLHMSGLCRKILDEYRDQKPVCSVATASGTPQMQTVWFLLAQSGLVPATLLKITPPRFLRPAQKAVTEIRLSLGSFPRITLPSPETLEIAATYLRKEKLEAEREELVREFSGQNMIGRSPAITKVMETVRAAALYDSAILIQGETGTGKELVARAIHFNSTRKNEPIITVNCAAIPETLVESELFGHERGAFTGADRQKKGKFELADRGTIFLDEIGDMPLPASSASNPTPYENGPKKGSGFRIGR
- a CDS encoding ATP-dependent helicase, with the protein product MIDYKSELNAEQLQVVVEAGGPILVIAGAGSGKTRTLTCRVAHLVEEGIPPERIMLATFTNKAARSMLSQVEKLIGRDINGLWGGTFHHLAHRTLRVHASRLGFAANFSILDSEDSRQLLNTCIKELGIDDKAGKFPKGDVVGGIISLGINTEIAIPDIIANRYPYFENRTEDILAVASRYRTRKQALNVMDFDDLLFFWRELLLNFPEARDYYAERFLHILVDEYQDTNRLQAEIMNLLAARHRNLMVVGDDSQSIYSFRGANYENIMNFPDLYPDCRMFKLETNYRSTPEILNLANLSINNNENQFQKTLRAVRGKGVRPVLVPTRNVLQQADFVAQRILELNRSGVPLSEIAVLYRAHFHSMEVQMELTRRGIPFEIRSGIRFFEQAHIKDVTAYLRIIVNPKDEMAWKRALGLYDKIGPATADKLWRYINGQADTLAAVLTDDFKKAAPRSAAPGLGRFLETFRAVNAARGSAPPLLIEAIIKNGYIDLLRENRSDAASREEDLLQFMNFSSRFSSPEDFLSELALLTSVNGDDADNETMLQERVVLSSIHQAKGLEWQAVLMIWCSEGMMPLARALKDEGGEEEERRLFYVAATRAKDQLYLSYPLTDYSRGMGNMPVSPSRFIMELSPYSRNAKDLPYERWQVEDF
- a CDS encoding TRAP transporter permease codes for the protein MDSHNEERQQTIKKEQETEEALAAQRAKEVLDEFERKRQYKNLPALFIKIVAVMTSSYHLLYAYFHPFFALDHRAIHWLFMSLLLFALYPFSKKRSPLKRMSLPDVVLLIISVAICLWIFINSTAILNRAGSFRTMDVVTSTILVLIILEAARRAAGMAVPLIAVVFIGYALFGPYLPDALAHKGYSIQRLSTYLSLSTDGIFGIPLGVSANFILLFILYGALLRKTGAGEFFTDVAFALTGWTRGGPAKAAVVSSTFFGMISGSSVANTVTTGTFTIPLMKRTGYPAHFAGGVEAASSTMGQIMPPIMGAAAFIMAEFLSVPYYKVCIAAAIPATLAFFSTFMQVHFRAVSLGLVGLPRNELPKIGAAFAAGWHHLFSIFLLIAFLMQDFSPERAVFWAILATVATSFLMSIIRKESLKTFGKLILEGLEEGAVGAVEVAAACAAAGIIIGSITMTGLGIKFSSMIVDASMGQLYLALPFTMIACLFLGMGVPTTAQYVIISALVAPALVQMGVLPMAAHLFILYFGTRADITPPVALAAYAGAGIARSDPWKTGLAAFQLGIAGFIIPFMFVYAPELLFVGSLWKILLALLTATFGVICLAAAVQRCMLVRTTWYEVLLLLVTSFLLIKPGLQTDLIGVALFLVVFLFQWFRRKREGQAESAA
- a CDS encoding DUF1850 domain-containing protein — its product is MAEPAFAGAAAEREWTLQIVRKAGEEALWESPVKRGDFFTIEYRHSSDHTPVRDLFTIDDDGEIILIEESYLWYGAGLESHPDIGITDFSGEWTRVRLHRPFPRFLLRVGEVANHVLILHGREIPLLSIAKKRESVWIRTMKSGSKR
- a CDS encoding TAXI family TRAP transporter solute-binding subunit, with protein sequence MKRSMIMIFAVLVAASLGFAPQTFAAEKKVFLTLASGSPGGAYYPLGGGMSVIVQKTVEGFRCAAESTGASVENSRLVGNGDSDMGMVMGSVGYNASQGKAPFEKKYDIVSLFQMYPAPQHLVTTVQSGIKSIADLKGKKVSIDVPGSGCSTMAKIILEEAGFNLEKDLTIANLSQTESVQALKDGVVDAVFFNFAYPGSAVMDLAATRDIVLVPVEQKLADKIIKKYPYYVKITIPGKTYSKVDDDVLALGDSNVMIANKKMKNDVAYKIVKAIYSNVKEGKYALINVHPVAAQLTPQNAVNSPLPLHPGAAKYFREVGALK
- a CDS encoding enoyl-CoA hydratase/isomerase family protein, coding for MTFECIIYEKKEGVAVITLNRPEVLNAMNKQLWLDIEQALADAREDDSVRVLIFTGTGRAFSTGADLKDSKGRSLKAYRDYLVHLQDISRQIIRYPKPTIAAVNGFALGSGYELALACDIRIAAEGAKFGSPEARVSSSVTGGAMRLVQDLVGSGKARELLFTCDYIDGKEAERIGLVNKAVPAEQLMEETFAMAKKIAANSLFSINLIKKGLNMASEVSLEALMDYEVEACLATVSAPERLDKLEEFAERKK